A genomic segment from Streptomyces sp. NBC_00459 encodes:
- a CDS encoding ricin-type beta-trefoil lectin domain protein, producing MTSLGSQALAVPDDGMSREETTSQVELPDIPPSTTLADNPDAPKTLSIAQEQPITPYAPVAVDPWAADAGKADPSTATPGTTVQVVNSTTQALLPVGVGVPVGQDPATVAGDWQVAVKATTTSEDAGVPGMVMEIVPPATADPTAQVLLDVDTTGFKDRYGQLAAERFGLVLLPSCVLDSPDTGDCAPDTGIETMMGGDDSDVEAERLRSTVKVVPAAKSKLKATSGRTRSSTTRQILSGTVPVAHLLPDEDGLSEVSGASVRQAAFSSNVGASGRQVVGAMDTGSSASGDFTASPLLSSGSWAAGSSNGAFTYSYQVQAPETAGGLMPKVALSYNSQSVDGRTSSTNNQASWIGDGWDYNAGSITRTYNNCRQDSKRAGANNTDHKTADLCWGSENATLSLGGMTTELVWDKDKGPLGSDGKPVGQWFTANGDGSKIERLYDTSKDPRSGLKDKDGEYWVVTTKDGTKYHFGLNKLPGWSDNGTAADDPYTDSVLAVPVYGNHSGEPCYAGSGTENWKNSSCHQAWRWNLDYVEDIHGNAMSLFWAREENYYAKNFYFKGPVKYHRGGYLKHIDYGQRKESIFSAEAPARISFTVAERCYPEAGLTCTDASATTDHFTDKDPGKYRIWYDTPADLNCKAVTSTYTRKCWNAGPTFWTRKRLDKITTSAQRRTDTTARQAVDAYQLKQSFPVLKTGANTALWLESIQRTGYARKGSTDASVTLNPVRFVSNEEDMPNRVYRGGSGATDPRPGFSRLRIARVVNEYGGETAVTYQKREGECLSGTNLPGKTDTASLKSNTRLCYPSFWHPDAEIEDIDWFNKYVVESIEELPNIDGSFSTLTAYDYKNAGWKLAEAEFTKKSTRTYSQFAGFEQTTVTTGERKAAADSGEGTTPAEELPGADAPKTKAVTRFYRGMGDTVPMKDIHGNTITYNGQPVYDREAFAGRIAEELSYSNATDLDTNWLTRGITIPQATELASRELGDGLTPLRAWRVTEPEEIAYTKSSGTGDDTRMLRTVRTHTTYESTYGLPTLVESLGDADPTKTGDESCTKLEYLHRTDKNLIGLSKQVLVSPTTCANANWTNLSTLSGAQRTAYDGQPFDANQTSLISTTRALATESWSLNRTGTDFQTNGTNGFDEIGRVIRQTNAEQLAKAFPKSSTISYDPIGPATGQVFKVTTTSVLGHSEIQELEPGRATTVKTTDTNGHVSEALFDPLGRLAEAWAPGRTPGSGVPDFKAEYVVPAEEPDPTDPNGGKIRKPPYVTTYTRGYEDRVEKSVTIYDGLGRERQSQEEADGDGRLITDTLYNNAGEIYQTNNAYLNQDAPSGELFTPLADTAVPNMTRYTYDGLGRVRTEMPVLKVKLTGTSEAISQEVPEKAVRYEYGSDWSKVIQPQGDSTYRVWTDALGRTVRTDTFNPAAPGGFTSTRYDYDTQGQPVKATASADPTHPWTWTYDNRGNMETTTDPDKGTTRIEYDSFDRPLTTTNSRGVKTWNGYDELSRPTQQRETSSTGKVLAEYTYDTVPGGKGMPASATRYTDALAYTQKVNGYTKDYQPTSTTLSLPQSIVDTWGFTKDYTYDYVYSDNGMLNETTLPAAGKFDKEKLVVRYNKDGKPLSISGKDWYGSETVYSPYGQVLRSTLGAMPYRVWTQNTYDESSGELKGQSVHREKGGPNDTTADRSLVGGTLVSDRAYTYDPAGNVTSIQEKSVGIDERQCFIYDPMGQLKSAWTNKEPTAQGCNTPKNADGTLNAVSGTDGSGYWQEYEYDLLGNRTKLTEKDLSGNTAKDAVSTYAYGKTDGSQPHTLTKVSKTYTTPAGQQVKAEATRLYELTGETKSITSVENGGKQDLSWTYDGQVDRITGQGTGGKSPYVGLGQKCLDLKSGLASAAQPIQLYNCNGTVAQSWQFEPVPGSSQTPQTDPNLGTLKVYGNWCLQPAANTAGSAVQLQKCSGTSAQHLKRNTTGQLIHPASGGLCLAVQGAANVSGTPIVLATCDAASTAQQWLPQNDTRHIYGPDGSRLLTIQGRQATLHLGEAQVTVQQGGVLVRSERTYSTPDGAILRYANGTGSETLTALATDHQGSVYTEVALSTGMPVRVRKQDPFGNQRGADRAGQNIQTGKGFLGQTRDDSSGFQPLGARLYDPVVGRFLSVDPELDLNDPLQLNGYAYAQNNPVTYSDPSGLAITLTASERGAALSGAGLSPAQVAQAQAMMGKSLSSVILSIAWATLKDFIGISDAMACFGGDMWSCGGLILDAIPWGKIGKIPAVIKAIDRTISAIQAFKTAKKAAEIVLKAAKAAEAAALKAKKAAIEKAKREAAQRAKKKAAEAAKRKADAAAAAKRKTGNNTHKQAQAKAAPKPSSMPQRKPSAGNSKSSGGGGGGKSGGSSRSNGGSSGNGGSGKADGGGDDADGETFYRTMSEEHFKILESGGGLSATGETFTSPTQGFSDSYTGVTVKFTVKPGTTAALAAIGVRDDSRLLKMKYPNMPWIKNVDNWRENHAFFKKEGTGHINIGLGGGKALKLFNENITGWDVVRR from the coding sequence GTGACGAGCTTGGGCTCGCAGGCCCTTGCCGTCCCCGACGACGGGATGTCCCGTGAGGAGACGACCTCCCAGGTCGAACTCCCCGACATCCCGCCCAGCACCACGCTGGCCGACAACCCCGACGCTCCGAAGACGCTGAGCATCGCGCAGGAGCAGCCGATCACGCCGTACGCGCCGGTGGCGGTGGACCCCTGGGCGGCGGACGCCGGCAAGGCGGACCCGTCGACGGCGACGCCGGGGACCACGGTCCAGGTCGTGAACTCGACGACCCAGGCGCTCCTGCCGGTCGGTGTCGGTGTGCCGGTGGGCCAGGACCCGGCGACTGTCGCCGGTGACTGGCAGGTCGCGGTCAAGGCGACGACCACCTCCGAGGACGCGGGTGTCCCCGGCATGGTCATGGAGATCGTGCCGCCGGCGACGGCGGACCCGACGGCGCAGGTGCTGCTCGACGTCGACACGACCGGCTTCAAGGACCGCTACGGCCAACTGGCGGCCGAGCGTTTCGGTCTCGTCCTGCTGCCGAGCTGTGTGCTCGACTCCCCGGACACCGGCGACTGTGCGCCGGACACGGGCATCGAGACCATGATGGGCGGGGACGACTCCGACGTCGAGGCCGAGCGGCTGCGCAGCACCGTCAAGGTGGTGCCGGCGGCGAAGTCCAAGCTGAAGGCGACGTCCGGCAGGACCAGGAGTTCCACGACCCGTCAGATCCTCTCCGGCACGGTTCCGGTCGCGCACCTGCTGCCGGACGAGGACGGCTTGTCGGAGGTCTCGGGCGCCTCGGTGCGCCAGGCCGCCTTCTCGTCGAACGTGGGTGCCTCGGGCCGTCAGGTCGTGGGCGCGATGGACACCGGCTCCTCGGCGTCCGGTGACTTCACCGCCTCGCCGCTGCTGTCCTCCGGTTCCTGGGCGGCCGGCTCGTCGAACGGTGCCTTCACCTACTCGTACCAGGTGCAGGCGCCGGAGACCGCCGGCGGCCTGATGCCGAAGGTCGCCCTGTCGTACAACTCGCAGTCGGTCGACGGCCGCACGTCGTCGACGAACAACCAGGCTTCGTGGATCGGTGACGGCTGGGACTACAACGCCGGCTCGATCACCCGGACGTACAACAACTGCCGCCAGGACTCCAAGCGGGCCGGGGCCAACAACACGGACCACAAGACCGCGGACCTGTGTTGGGGCTCGGAGAACGCCACCCTGTCGCTGGGCGGTATGACCACCGAGCTGGTGTGGGACAAGGACAAGGGCCCGCTCGGCTCCGACGGCAAGCCCGTCGGCCAGTGGTTCACCGCCAACGGTGACGGCTCGAAGATCGAGCGGCTCTACGACACGTCCAAGGACCCGCGCTCGGGCCTCAAGGACAAGGACGGCGAGTACTGGGTCGTCACCACCAAGGACGGAACGAAGTACCACTTCGGTCTGAACAAGCTTCCGGGCTGGTCGGACAACGGCACCGCCGCCGATGACCCGTACACCGACTCCGTCCTCGCGGTGCCGGTCTACGGCAACCACTCGGGGGAGCCCTGCTACGCGGGCTCGGGGACCGAGAACTGGAAGAACTCCTCCTGCCACCAGGCCTGGCGCTGGAACCTCGACTACGTCGAGGACATCCACGGCAACGCCATGTCCCTCTTCTGGGCGCGCGAGGAGAACTACTACGCGAAGAACTTCTACTTCAAGGGCCCGGTCAAGTACCACCGCGGCGGCTACCTGAAGCACATCGACTACGGCCAGCGCAAGGAGTCGATCTTCTCCGCGGAGGCCCCGGCGCGCATCAGCTTCACCGTCGCCGAGCGCTGCTACCCCGAGGCCGGTCTGACCTGCACGGACGCTTCGGCGACGACGGACCACTTCACGGACAAGGACCCGGGCAAGTACCGCATCTGGTACGACACCCCGGCCGACCTGAACTGTAAGGCCGTCACCTCGACGTACACCCGGAAGTGCTGGAACGCCGGGCCGACGTTCTGGACCCGCAAGCGCCTGGACAAGATCACCACCTCCGCGCAGCGGCGTACCGACACCACCGCGCGCCAGGCCGTCGACGCGTACCAGCTCAAGCAGAGCTTCCCGGTCCTGAAGACCGGCGCGAACACGGCGCTGTGGCTGGAGTCGATCCAGCGCACCGGTTACGCCCGCAAGGGCTCCACCGATGCCTCGGTGACGCTGAACCCGGTGCGGTTCGTGTCGAACGAAGAGGACATGCCCAACCGCGTCTACCGCGGCGGCAGCGGCGCGACCGACCCGCGGCCCGGCTTCTCGCGGCTGCGCATCGCCCGTGTCGTCAACGAGTACGGCGGCGAGACGGCCGTCACGTACCAGAAGCGTGAGGGCGAGTGCCTCTCCGGCACCAACCTGCCGGGCAAGACCGACACCGCGTCGCTGAAGTCCAACACGCGTCTGTGCTACCCGTCGTTCTGGCACCCGGACGCCGAGATCGAGGACATCGACTGGTTCAACAAGTACGTGGTCGAGTCGATCGAGGAGCTGCCGAACATCGACGGCTCGTTCTCCACGCTGACCGCGTACGACTACAAGAACGCCGGCTGGAAGCTGGCCGAGGCCGAGTTCACCAAGAAGTCGACCCGGACCTACTCGCAGTTCGCCGGCTTCGAGCAGACCACGGTCACCACCGGCGAGCGCAAGGCCGCGGCCGACAGCGGTGAGGGCACCACGCCCGCCGAGGAGCTCCCCGGCGCAGACGCCCCGAAGACCAAGGCCGTCACCCGCTTCTACCGCGGCATGGGCGACACCGTTCCCATGAAGGACATCCACGGCAACACGATCACGTACAACGGCCAGCCCGTGTACGACCGTGAGGCCTTCGCCGGCCGCATCGCCGAGGAGCTGTCCTACTCCAACGCGACGGACCTGGACACCAACTGGCTCACCCGCGGCATCACGATCCCGCAGGCGACGGAGCTCGCCAGCCGCGAACTCGGCGACGGGCTCACCCCGCTGAGGGCCTGGCGGGTCACCGAGCCCGAGGAGATCGCGTACACGAAGTCCTCGGGTACGGGTGACGACACGCGGATGCTGCGGACGGTCAGGACCCACACGACCTACGAGTCGACGTACGGTCTGCCGACGCTGGTGGAGTCGCTGGGGGACGCCGATCCCACCAAGACCGGTGACGAGTCCTGCACCAAGCTGGAGTACCTGCACCGCACGGACAAGAACCTGATCGGTCTGTCCAAGCAGGTCCTGGTGTCCCCGACGACCTGCGCGAACGCCAACTGGACCAACCTGTCCACCCTCAGCGGGGCGCAGCGTACGGCCTATGACGGCCAGCCGTTCGACGCGAACCAGACGTCGCTCATCTCCACCACCCGCGCCCTGGCCACCGAGTCGTGGTCGCTGAACCGCACCGGTACCGACTTCCAGACCAACGGCACCAACGGTTTCGACGAGATCGGCCGGGTGATCCGGCAGACCAACGCGGAGCAGCTGGCCAAGGCGTTTCCGAAGTCCTCCACGATCAGCTACGACCCCATCGGACCGGCCACGGGCCAGGTCTTCAAGGTCACCACGACCAGCGTGCTCGGCCACAGCGAGATCCAGGAGCTGGAGCCGGGCCGCGCCACCACGGTCAAGACCACGGACACCAACGGGCACGTGAGCGAGGCGCTGTTCGACCCGCTGGGCCGTCTGGCCGAGGCCTGGGCCCCGGGCCGCACCCCGGGTTCGGGCGTGCCGGACTTCAAGGCCGAGTACGTCGTCCCGGCCGAGGAGCCGGACCCGACCGACCCGAACGGCGGCAAGATCCGCAAGCCTCCGTACGTGACCACGTACACGCGTGGCTACGAGGACCGGGTCGAGAAGTCCGTCACGATCTATGACGGTCTGGGCCGCGAGCGGCAGTCGCAGGAGGAGGCGGACGGCGACGGCCGTCTGATCACCGACACGCTGTACAACAACGCCGGTGAGATCTACCAGACCAACAACGCCTACCTGAACCAGGACGCCCCGAGCGGCGAGCTGTTCACCCCGCTGGCGGACACCGCCGTCCCGAACATGACCCGGTACACGTACGACGGCCTCGGCCGCGTCCGCACCGAGATGCCGGTCCTCAAGGTCAAGCTCACGGGCACGAGCGAGGCCATCTCGCAGGAGGTCCCGGAGAAGGCCGTCCGCTACGAGTACGGCTCGGACTGGTCGAAGGTCATCCAGCCGCAGGGCGACTCGACCTACCGCGTCTGGACCGACGCGCTGGGCCGCACCGTCAGGACAGACACGTTCAACCCCGCGGCGCCGGGCGGCTTCACGTCGACGCGCTACGACTACGACACGCAGGGCCAGCCCGTGAAGGCGACCGCCTCGGCGGACCCGACGCACCCGTGGACCTGGACGTACGACAACCGCGGCAACATGGAGACCACGACCGACCCGGACAAGGGCACGACCCGGATCGAGTACGACTCCTTCGACCGTCCGCTGACCACGACCAACAGTCGTGGCGTCAAGACCTGGAACGGCTACGACGAGCTGTCGCGCCCGACCCAGCAGCGGGAGACCAGCTCCACCGGCAAGGTCCTGGCCGAGTACACGTACGACACCGTTCCGGGCGGCAAGGGCATGCCTGCCAGCGCCACCCGCTACACGGACGCACTGGCGTACACGCAGAAGGTCAACGGCTACACGAAGGACTACCAGCCGACCTCGACCACGCTGTCGCTGCCCCAGTCCATCGTCGACACGTGGGGCTTCACCAAGGACTACACGTACGACTACGTGTACTCCGACAACGGCATGCTGAACGAGACCACGCTTCCGGCGGCGGGCAAGTTCGACAAGGAGAAGCTGGTCGTCCGCTACAACAAGGACGGCAAGCCGCTCTCGATCTCCGGAAAGGACTGGTACGGCTCCGAGACCGTCTACTCGCCCTACGGCCAGGTACTCCGCTCCACCCTGGGTGCGATGCCGTACCGGGTGTGGACGCAGAACACGTACGACGAGAGCAGCGGCGAGCTCAAGGGACAGTCGGTCCACCGCGAGAAGGGCGGCCCCAACGACACCACCGCCGACAGGAGCCTCGTCGGCGGCACCCTGGTCTCGGACCGGGCCTACACCTACGACCCGGCCGGCAACGTCACCTCGATCCAGGAGAAGTCCGTCGGGATCGACGAGCGTCAGTGCTTCATCTACGACCCGATGGGTCAGCTGAAGTCCGCCTGGACCAACAAGGAACCGACGGCGCAGGGCTGCAACACGCCGAAGAACGCCGACGGCACGCTCAACGCCGTCTCCGGCACGGACGGCTCCGGCTACTGGCAGGAGTACGAGTACGACCTGCTCGGCAACCGCACCAAGCTCACCGAGAAGGACCTCTCCGGCAACACCGCCAAGGACGCCGTCAGCACCTACGCCTACGGCAAGACAGACGGCAGCCAGCCGCACACGCTGACCAAGGTGTCGAAGACCTACACCACCCCTGCGGGGCAGCAGGTCAAGGCCGAGGCCACGCGTCTGTACGAGCTGACCGGTGAGACCAAGTCGATCACCTCGGTCGAGAACGGTGGCAAGCAGGATCTGAGCTGGACCTACGACGGTCAGGTGGACCGGATCACCGGCCAGGGCACCGGCGGCAAGAGCCCGTACGTGGGTCTCGGCCAGAAGTGCCTCGACCTGAAGTCGGGTCTCGCGTCGGCCGCCCAGCCGATCCAGCTGTACAACTGCAACGGCACGGTGGCGCAGAGCTGGCAGTTCGAGCCGGTTCCCGGCTCGTCGCAGACCCCGCAGACGGACCCGAACCTGGGCACCCTGAAGGTCTACGGCAACTGGTGCCTCCAGCCGGCCGCCAACACGGCGGGCTCCGCGGTCCAGCTGCAGAAGTGCAGCGGCACCAGCGCCCAGCACCTGAAGCGCAACACCACCGGCCAGCTGATCCACCCGGCCTCCGGTGGCCTGTGCCTCGCGGTGCAGGGCGCGGCGAACGTGAGCGGGACGCCGATCGTGCTCGCCACCTGCGACGCCGCTTCCACGGCCCAGCAGTGGCTGCCGCAGAACGACACCCGTCACATCTACGGCCCCGACGGCAGCCGCCTGCTCACCATCCAGGGCAGGCAGGCGACGCTGCACCTGGGCGAGGCGCAGGTCACCGTCCAGCAGGGCGGCGTCCTGGTCCGCAGCGAGCGCACGTACTCGACGCCCGATGGCGCGATCCTGCGTTACGCCAACGGCACGGGCTCCGAGACGCTCACCGCGCTCGCCACGGATCACCAGGGCAGCGTGTACACGGAGGTCGCCCTCTCCACCGGTATGCCGGTGCGGGTGCGCAAGCAGGATCCCTTCGGCAACCAGCGCGGTGCCGACAGGGCAGGGCAGAACATCCAGACCGGCAAGGGGTTCCTGGGCCAGACCCGGGACGACTCCTCCGGCTTCCAGCCGCTCGGGGCCCGTCTCTACGACCCGGTGGTCGGACGCTTCCTGTCCGTCGATCCGGAGCTCGACCTGAACGACCCCCTGCAGTTGAACGGGTACGCGTACGCGCAGAACAACCCGGTCACGTACTCCGACCCGAGCGGTCTCGCGATCACCCTGACCGCCTCGGAGCGGGGTGCGGCCCTCAGCGGTGCCGGGCTGTCCCCGGCTCAGGTCGCCCAGGCGCAGGCCATGATGGGCAAGTCGCTCTCCTCGGTGATCCTCTCCATCGCGTGGGCGACGCTGAAGGACTTCATCGGCATCAGCGACGCCATGGCATGCTTCGGCGGCGACATGTGGTCCTGCGGTGGCCTGATCCTTGACGCCATTCCCTGGGGCAAGATCGGAAAGATCCCGGCGGTCATCAAGGCGATCGACCGTACGATCTCCGCCATCCAGGCGTTCAAGACGGCGAAGAAGGCCGCCGAGATCGTCCTCAAGGCCGCCAAGGCCGCCGAGGCGGCAGCCTTGAAAGCCAAGAAGGCCGCTATCGAGAAGGCCAAGAGGGAGGCCGCGCAACGGGCCAAGAAGAAGGCCGCCGAAGCAGCCAAGAGAAAGGCCGACGCGGCAGCCGCGGCGAAGCGCAAGACGGGTAACAACACCCACAAGCAGGCCCAGGCCAAGGCGGCGCCCAAGCCCTCCTCCATGCCACAGCGCAAGCCCAGCGCCGGCAACAGCAAGAGCTCCGGCGGCGGAGGCGGCGGCAAGTCCGGCGGCTCCTCCCGCAGCAACGGTGGCTCCAGCGGTAACGGCGGCTCAGGCAAGGCCGATGGCGGTGGTGACGACGCCGACGGGGAAACCTTCTACCGAACGATGAGCGAGGAGCACTTCAAGATCCTGGAGTCCGGTGGCGGTCTGTCGGCGACCGGAGAGACGTTCACTTCCCCGACGCAGGGGTTCTCGGACAGCTACACCGGTGTCACCGTCAAGTTCACGGTGAAGCCGGGCACCACGGCGGCCCTCGCGGCGATCGGGGTGCGGGACGATTCCAGGTTGCTGAAGATGAAGTACCCGAACATGCCCTGGATCAAGAACGTGGATAATTGGCGCGAGAACCACGCCTTCTTCAAGAAGGAGGGCACTGGTCACATCAACATCGGCCTGGGCGGCGGTAAGGCGCTCAAGCTCTTCAACGAGAACATCACCGGATGGGACGTGGTCAGGCGATGA